One Candidatus Flexicrinis proximus DNA window includes the following coding sequences:
- a CDS encoding M50 family metallopeptidase, producing MTMQMLIDRSAFRARALWIALGALFVVIVMWNVPFLSQFLYPFRLFVTYVHEAGHGLAAEITGGDVVGFIVYGNGAGVATTTGGFRWLILPAGYIGTALFGAILFYVANMYARARHIAVAVALGLIAFSVAYARPDEAGNPTALLIGIGFGIVLLLAAWKLHELLVLLCLNVLAMLTGLNAVLDLKSVFENSGASLGQVRNDAAAFSAEIIGLPASVWALVWSVIAVALLALSVYLSVYRPMRQATGRSEPASLDKPGRDESIIDILKRGN from the coding sequence GTGACAATGCAAATGCTCATCGACCGTTCGGCTTTTCGGGCGCGGGCGCTCTGGATCGCACTAGGGGCGCTCTTCGTCGTCATCGTGATGTGGAATGTGCCTTTCCTGTCGCAGTTCCTATACCCGTTCCGGCTGTTCGTCACATACGTGCACGAGGCAGGACATGGGCTGGCCGCTGAGATAACGGGCGGAGACGTTGTCGGTTTCATCGTGTATGGGAACGGAGCGGGAGTCGCAACCACAACCGGCGGGTTTCGCTGGCTTATCCTGCCTGCGGGATACATCGGAACTGCGCTCTTTGGAGCCATCCTTTTCTATGTTGCGAACATGTACGCGCGTGCGCGCCACATTGCCGTGGCAGTTGCGCTCGGGTTGATCGCTTTTTCGGTCGCTTATGCACGCCCTGACGAAGCAGGAAATCCGACCGCCCTGTTGATCGGGATCGGATTCGGCATCGTGCTGCTGCTGGCCGCGTGGAAGCTGCACGAACTGCTGGTACTCTTATGCCTGAATGTCCTGGCGATGTTGACTGGCCTGAACGCCGTACTGGACCTAAAGAGTGTGTTCGAGAATAGCGGCGCATCTTTAGGGCAGGTGCGTAACGACGCGGCAGCGTTTTCCGCCGAAATCATCGGGTTGCCCGCGTCAGTCTGGGCACTGGTTTGGTCGGTGATCGCGGTAGCGCTGCTGGCTCTATCGGTTTACCTTTCCGTTTATCGGCCTATGAGACAGGCCACAGGCCGAAGCGAGCCCGCATCGCTGGACAAGCCGGGCCGAGACGAGTCGATTATCGACATTCTCAAGCGAGGCAATTGA